One Terriglobia bacterium DNA window includes the following coding sequences:
- a CDS encoding sigma-70 family RNA polymerase sigma factor — MPAEATAVPFPGGELKRVEQVRNHEPWSSRGRMAAGGIRRVDDTILIREAQAGNRGAFEELVRQYDQAVLRLALHLTGSESDAQDVYQEAFLKAYRSVGKFRFECSFYTWLYRIVTNLCLDHLRKKQVRKEDAPVAADCDGEEYSIIDQVADERAHFNPEQDLMRRELGARINSALKKLSGRERMVFELKHYQGLKLRTIGEMLNTTEETAKNTLFRATQKLRATLAEMR, encoded by the coding sequence GCGGCGAACTAAAACGCGTGGAGCAGGTTCGCAATCACGAACCGTGGTCCAGTCGGGGGCGCATGGCAGCGGGCGGAATCCGTCGGGTGGATGATACGATCCTGATCCGCGAGGCGCAGGCGGGCAACCGCGGCGCCTTTGAGGAGCTGGTGCGGCAGTACGACCAGGCGGTGCTTCGCCTGGCGCTGCATCTGACCGGTTCCGAATCCGACGCGCAGGACGTCTACCAGGAAGCGTTCCTGAAGGCGTATCGCTCGGTCGGGAAATTCCGCTTCGAGTGCTCGTTCTACACCTGGCTGTACCGCATCGTGACCAATCTCTGCCTCGACCACCTGCGCAAGAAACAAGTACGCAAGGAAGACGCGCCGGTGGCAGCCGACTGCGACGGCGAAGAGTACAGCATCATTGACCAGGTGGCCGACGAGCGCGCGCACTTCAACCCGGAGCAAGACCTGATGCGGCGTGAACTGGGAGCGCGCATCAACTCCGCCCTGAAAAAACTCTCCGGGCGCGAGCGCATGGTTTTTGAATTGAAGCACTACCAGGGGCTGAAGCTGCGCACCATCGGTGAGATGCTGAACACCACCGAGGAGACGGCGAAGAACACGTTGTTCCGGGCCACGCAGAAGCTGCGCGCGACCCTGGCGGAAATGAGATGA